The Lysobacter capsici genome has a segment encoding these proteins:
- a CDS encoding SDR family oxidoreductase: MSDRTPSVPGQRLAGKSVLVSGSSNGIGAAIARLFVEHGARVAGYDRAPPPAGRTSACELFVAGDVADADAVAAFVDRAAQTFGTIDAVINNAGVDVFGDPLTLAPDDWWRNLAINLGGAWNFSRAALPIMLEHGRGSVVNIASVHGHKIIPGAFPYPVAKHALIGLTKALGLEYAAHGLRFNSISPGLILTDRIERWLSSQPDPEAARRRQTELLPPRRIGEPDEVAYTALFLASDEARFINATDIVIDGGRTQLYHE, from the coding sequence ATGAGCGACCGCACTCCCTCCGTACCCGGGCAACGTCTGGCCGGAAAATCGGTCCTGGTCTCCGGATCGTCCAACGGCATCGGCGCGGCGATCGCCCGATTGTTCGTCGAGCACGGCGCGCGCGTGGCCGGTTACGATCGCGCGCCGCCGCCAGCGGGGCGGACCTCGGCCTGCGAACTGTTCGTCGCCGGCGATGTCGCCGACGCCGATGCGGTCGCGGCCTTCGTCGACCGCGCCGCGCAGACGTTCGGCACCATCGATGCCGTCATCAACAACGCCGGCGTGGACGTGTTCGGCGATCCGCTGACCCTGGCGCCGGACGACTGGTGGCGCAATCTGGCGATCAACCTCGGCGGCGCCTGGAATTTCAGCCGCGCCGCGTTGCCGATCATGCTCGAACACGGGCGCGGATCGGTGGTCAACATCGCCTCGGTGCATGGCCACAAGATCATCCCCGGCGCGTTCCCGTATCCGGTCGCCAAGCACGCGCTGATCGGGCTGACCAAGGCGCTGGGGCTGGAGTACGCGGCGCATGGCCTGCGGTTCAATTCGATTTCGCCCGGATTGATCCTGACCGATCGCATCGAGCGCTGGCTGTCGTCGCAGCCTGATCCCGAGGCCGCGCGCCGCCGCCAGACCGAGCTGCTGCCGCCGCGGCGGATCGGCGAACCCGACGAGGTGGCCTACACCGCCTTGTTCCTCGCCAGCGACGAGGCGCGTTTCATCAACGCCACCGACATCGTCATCGATGGCGGGCGCACCCAGCTGTATCACGAATGA
- a CDS encoding 2-dehydro-3-deoxygalactonokinase has translation MIAIDWGTSSLRAFRLDPRGQVIDARRSDQGVLASAGRFEAVLEDVVRGWDERVVAMAGMVGSRQGWHEVAYVACPAGLDEIAQGMRRIESSVLRDRELWIAPGLSVVHADGVHDVMRGEETQICGLLDRLGPGSHLACLAGTHCKHLRIDDGRIRDFSTAMTGELFQVLSQHSILGRLMQPGPHDAPGFARGLDHAVLDGDLIEHLFAVRTHGLFDVLPASALRSFLSGLLIGHELRGLPASAQSVHLIAPPALLEPYTTALTRRGHRVQVHDEQVSARGLYALARQRGLPMA, from the coding sequence ATGATCGCGATCGATTGGGGCACCAGCAGCCTGCGCGCGTTCCGGCTCGATCCGCGGGGGCAGGTGATCGACGCGCGCCGCTCCGATCAGGGCGTGCTCGCATCCGCCGGCCGTTTCGAAGCGGTGCTCGAGGACGTCGTGCGGGGTTGGGACGAACGGGTCGTGGCGATGGCCGGCATGGTCGGCAGCCGCCAAGGCTGGCACGAGGTCGCTTATGTGGCGTGTCCGGCGGGGCTGGACGAGATCGCCCAGGGCATGCGCCGGATCGAATCGTCGGTTCTGCGCGACCGCGAGCTGTGGATCGCGCCGGGCCTGAGCGTGGTTCATGCCGACGGCGTCCACGATGTGATGCGCGGCGAAGAGACTCAGATCTGCGGATTGCTCGACCGGCTCGGACCCGGTTCGCATCTGGCCTGCCTGGCCGGCACCCACTGCAAGCATCTGCGTATCGACGACGGCCGCATCCGCGATTTCTCCACCGCCATGACCGGCGAACTGTTCCAGGTGTTGAGCCAGCACAGCATCCTCGGCCGTCTGATGCAGCCCGGGCCGCACGATGCGCCAGGCTTCGCCAGAGGGCTGGATCATGCCGTCCTGGATGGCGATCTGATCGAGCATCTGTTCGCGGTGCGCACGCACGGTTTGTTCGACGTGTTGCCGGCCTCGGCGTTGCGCTCGTTCCTGTCCGGCCTGTTGATCGGCCATGAGCTGCGCGGGCTGCCGGCGTCGGCGCAGAGCGTGCATCTGATCGCGCCGCCGGCCTTGCTGGAGCCTTACACGACCGCGCTGACCCGTCGCGGTCATCGCGTGCAGGTACACGACGAGCAGGTGTCCGCGCGCGGCCTGTATGCGCTGGCGCGACAGCGCGGTCTGCCGATGGCGTGA
- the dgoD gene encoding galactonate dehydratase: MKITRLSTYRVAPRWMFLKIETDEGLVGWGEPVVEGRARTVEAAVAELGEQLIGQDPARINDHWQTMYRGGFYRGGAVFMSAIAGIDQALWDIKGKALGVPVYQLLGGLVRDRMKTYCWVGGDRPADIIAQIRDRLALGFDTFKMNACEELGLLDTGRAIDAAVAKVAEIRAVFGNSIEFGLDFHGRVGWPMAKTLIRELEPYRPLFIEEPVLAEQAEYYPRLAAQTAIPLAAGERMYSRFEFKNVLHAGGLAIVQPDLSHAGGISECMKIAAMAEAYDVALAPHCPLGPIALAACLHVDFASWNAVLQEQSIGIHYNADGELLDYIVNKDAFAMEQGSVRPFVLPGLGLEIDEARVIERSREVSDWRNPLWRHADGSVAEW; this comes from the coding sequence TTGAAAATCACCCGACTCAGCACTTACCGCGTCGCCCCGCGCTGGATGTTCCTCAAGATCGAGACCGACGAAGGCCTCGTGGGTTGGGGCGAACCGGTGGTGGAAGGCCGCGCGCGCACGGTCGAAGCGGCCGTCGCCGAGCTCGGCGAACAGCTGATCGGCCAGGATCCGGCGCGCATCAACGACCATTGGCAGACGATGTACCGCGGCGGTTTCTACCGCGGCGGCGCGGTGTTCATGAGCGCCATCGCCGGCATCGACCAGGCCTTGTGGGACATCAAGGGCAAGGCCTTGGGCGTGCCGGTGTATCAGCTGCTCGGCGGTCTGGTGCGCGATCGCATGAAGACGTATTGCTGGGTCGGCGGCGATCGACCGGCCGACATCATCGCGCAGATCCGCGATCGCCTTGCCTTGGGTTTCGATACGTTCAAGATGAATGCCTGCGAGGAACTCGGCCTGCTCGACACCGGCCGCGCGATCGACGCGGCGGTGGCCAAGGTCGCCGAGATCCGCGCCGTGTTCGGCAACAGCATCGAGTTCGGCCTGGACTTCCACGGCCGGGTCGGCTGGCCGATGGCGAAGACCTTGATCCGCGAACTCGAACCCTACCGGCCGTTGTTCATCGAAGAACCGGTGCTGGCCGAACAGGCCGAATACTATCCGCGCCTGGCCGCGCAGACCGCCATTCCGCTCGCGGCCGGCGAGCGCATGTATTCGCGCTTCGAATTCAAGAACGTGCTGCATGCCGGCGGCCTGGCGATCGTGCAACCCGATCTGTCGCATGCCGGCGGCATCAGCGAATGCATGAAGATCGCCGCGATGGCCGAAGCCTACGATGTCGCGCTGGCGCCGCATTGCCCGCTGGGTCCGATCGCGCTGGCCGCGTGCCTGCACGTGGACTTCGCCAGCTGGAACGCGGTGCTGCAGGAGCAGAGCATCGGCATCCATTACAACGCCGACGGCGAACTGCTCGATTACATCGTCAACAAGGACGCCTTCGCGATGGAGCAGGGCTCGGTGCGTCCGTTCGTATTGCCCGGACTGGGATTGGAAATCGACGAGGCGCGGGTGATCGAACGCAGCCGCGAAGTGTCGGACTGGCGCAACCCGCTGTGGCGCCACGCCGACGGGAGCGTGGCGGAGTGGTGA
- a CDS encoding SMP-30/gluconolactonase/LRE family protein, with the protein MHESAHESVATLAVDSRCRLGECVLWCEREQALWWTDIHAARLWRYRPQSGQVRHWRLPDRLGSFALCESGRLLLGLAKGLYFADPSQAEHAEDLPVQALVPVDADQPTLRINDGRADRNGRFVFGTLNEDPRRLPIGRFHQYSLSHGLRVLDLPGVAIPNSLCFDLDGRGLYYCDSRSGRIMRAAYDSETARVGEPRVFARVDAPASPDGATVDRDGQVWSAHWGAGRVVRYARDGHIDRSVQVPTSNVSCLSFAGPALDRIYISTARDELDDAELDLQPEAGGVFVASVPGVRGLAEARFDDR; encoded by the coding sequence ATGCATGAGTCCGCGCACGAATCCGTGGCGACGCTGGCCGTCGACAGCCGCTGCCGGCTCGGCGAATGCGTGCTGTGGTGCGAACGCGAGCAGGCGCTGTGGTGGACCGACATCCATGCCGCGCGCTTGTGGCGCTACCGGCCGCAGAGCGGACAGGTACGGCATTGGCGTTTGCCGGATCGACTGGGATCGTTCGCGCTGTGCGAATCGGGCCGATTGCTGCTGGGATTGGCGAAAGGCCTGTACTTCGCCGACCCGAGTCAGGCCGAGCATGCCGAGGATCTGCCGGTGCAGGCCTTGGTGCCGGTCGATGCGGACCAGCCGACGCTGCGCATCAACGACGGCCGCGCCGACCGCAACGGCCGCTTCGTGTTCGGCACGCTCAACGAAGATCCGCGGCGCCTGCCGATCGGCCGGTTCCATCAGTATTCGCTGAGCCACGGCCTGCGCGTGCTGGACTTGCCCGGCGTGGCGATTCCCAACAGCCTGTGTTTCGACCTGGACGGGCGCGGCCTGTATTACTGCGATTCGCGCAGCGGCCGGATCATGCGCGCGGCCTACGACAGCGAGACGGCGAGGGTGGGCGAGCCGCGGGTGTTCGCGCGGGTGGACGCACCCGCTTCTCCCGACGGCGCGACGGTGGATCGCGACGGCCAAGTGTGGAGCGCGCATTGGGGCGCCGGCCGCGTGGTCCGTTACGCCCGCGACGGCCATATCGATCGCAGCGTGCAGGTGCCGACCTCGAACGTCAGCTGCCTGAGTTTCGCCGGCCCCGCGCTGGATCGGATCTACATCAGCACCGCGCGCGACGAACTCGACGACGCCGAATTGGACCTGCAGCCCGAGGCGGGCGGCGTGTTCGTCGCTTCGGTGCCGGGCGTGCGCGGGCTGGCCGAAGCGAGGTTCGACGACCGATGA
- a CDS encoding 2-dehydro-3-deoxy-6-phosphogalactonate aldolase, translated as MTESSVDWSARRPLIAILRGIAPAEVEAHVLALIDAGIGLIEIPTNSPEWLRSVELALAIAGERAVIGAGTVLNPADVDALAATGARLMVTPNTDVAVIGHAVQRGLTCAVGFATPSEAFAALAAGAQALKLFPASHFGPAYVRAIKAVLPPQVPLFAVGGVTPDNLAGFLQAGCVGAGLGSDLYTPGQSPALTRERGGLFVDAYQSARP; from the coding sequence ATGACTGAATCGTCCGTGGACTGGAGCGCCCGGCGTCCCTTGATCGCGATCCTGCGCGGCATCGCGCCGGCCGAGGTCGAAGCGCATGTGCTGGCGTTGATCGACGCCGGAATCGGCCTGATCGAGATCCCGACCAACTCGCCCGAATGGCTGCGCAGCGTCGAACTCGCCCTCGCCATCGCCGGCGAGCGCGCGGTGATCGGCGCGGGCACCGTGTTGAACCCGGCCGACGTGGATGCGTTGGCCGCGACCGGCGCGCGATTGATGGTCACGCCGAACACCGATGTCGCGGTGATCGGCCATGCGGTGCAGCGCGGCCTGACCTGCGCCGTCGGTTTCGCCACGCCCAGCGAAGCCTTCGCCGCGCTGGCCGCGGGCGCGCAGGCACTCAAGCTGTTTCCGGCGAGCCACTTCGGCCCGGCTTACGTGCGCGCGATCAAGGCGGTATTGCCGCCGCAGGTGCCGCTGTTCGCCGTCGGCGGCGTCACCCCCGACAACCTCGCCGGTTTCCTGCAAGCCGGCTGCGTCGGCGCCGGACTAGGCAGCGATCTGTACACCCCCGGTCAATCGCCCGCGCTCACCCGCGAACGCGGCGGTCTTTTTGTCGATGCCTACCAGAGCGCGCGCCCTTGA